A single Prevotella sp. E15-22 DNA region contains:
- a CDS encoding LlaJI family restriction endonuclease — protein sequence MKILVEECQYDAALVRDVLQGVDALQNVEGLVSLSYVGYFYNPKLNGGKGDTVFILPKVLMNEEGKVFSKYAPDDIIHMDTCKLNDQERRFLYEFAVWIYRAVDVYQRLHKDSDIVYHRKISQVGRGLKKRANTLLDILLSLIQFNKDNQSLITFILKNLHSGFNKINWTRTINHSAAIIQNDEPVYINPVNKRRQVNFDEELLVIYYSILNYISQTYGFHVDITVGFPLITGSKFESYLKGRGVVRLRQIKYKYFSDKMLELWNLCYAFFAHRTEITTSAELKEYLLVKNFYVVFEAIIDELIGDSKDDLPKDFKDQKDGKLVDHLYTYPGLLEADEEQRTYYIGDSKYYKIGGSLGDTSIYKQYTYARNIVQYNIDLWMDENTPDPEIKLRDDVTEGYNIIPNFFISAAMEKDDYSYNHREITLTKITGKRNPEIKFQFKDRLFDRDTMLLSRYNVNFLFVISLYARNKQAEKAEWKDEVRAQFRREIRKVLEDEYSFYPMRSRGVVLDDYMTQHFRQLNGKVFTPFQDKGILTLALHTPNGRHTLSAEQASLVNMLRADFDIDDNYNLGNEPQLPPPTDLQFMVDDYVLLGYYRSEEQLKWILNKKHYNVRSGKDGGSLDLSSSVCAARFLLLYGKDGIYKFALKPNSVRVWDKQDMINDGYKNPRHDFYLVFFIEKQIVEGDFAKMSFDENKIKNLLNQYGKDNAGHDKGAVAVPFSELARCKNDL from the coding sequence ATGAAAATTCTTGTAGAGGAATGTCAGTATGATGCCGCATTGGTGCGCGATGTGCTGCAAGGCGTAGATGCTTTGCAAAATGTCGAAGGGCTAGTGTCGCTCAGTTATGTGGGCTATTTCTACAACCCCAAACTGAATGGCGGCAAAGGCGATACTGTGTTCATTCTACCTAAGGTTTTGATGAATGAGGAAGGGAAGGTGTTCTCAAAGTATGCTCCTGACGATATCATCCATATGGATACCTGTAAACTGAATGACCAGGAAAGAAGATTCCTCTATGAGTTTGCAGTATGGATATATAGAGCTGTAGATGTGTACCAGCGTTTGCATAAAGATAGCGACATCGTATATCATCGCAAGATATCGCAGGTGGGACGTGGTTTGAAGAAACGTGCCAACACATTGTTGGACATACTGCTTTCTTTGATTCAGTTCAACAAGGATAACCAGTCGCTAATCACTTTTATCCTTAAGAACCTTCATTCAGGTTTCAATAAAATCAATTGGACGCGAACGATCAACCACTCAGCTGCTATCATCCAAAATGATGAGCCTGTATATATTAATCCTGTGAATAAAAGGCGTCAAGTGAATTTTGACGAGGAGCTACTTGTTATCTACTATAGTATACTCAATTATATTAGTCAGACATATGGCTTCCATGTGGATATAACCGTTGGATTTCCGCTTATTACAGGCTCAAAATTTGAAAGCTATCTGAAAGGTAGAGGAGTTGTTCGTTTACGCCAAATCAAATATAAGTATTTCTCAGACAAGATGCTGGAGCTATGGAATCTCTGCTATGCTTTCTTTGCCCATCGTACTGAGATCACCACAAGTGCCGAACTGAAAGAGTACCTGCTCGTAAAGAATTTCTATGTGGTATTTGAGGCCATTATAGATGAATTGATTGGCGACAGTAAAGATGATCTGCCAAAGGACTTCAAGGACCAGAAAGATGGAAAACTGGTAGACCATCTCTACACCTACCCAGGACTGTTAGAAGCTGATGAAGAACAGCGAACTTACTATATTGGAGATAGTAAGTATTATAAAATAGGTGGTTCTCTGGGTGACACGTCTATCTATAAACAATACACCTATGCACGAAATATTGTGCAGTATAACATTGACTTGTGGATGGACGAAAATACTCCTGACCCAGAGATAAAACTTAGGGATGATGTGACGGAGGGATATAATATCATTCCCAACTTCTTCATCAGCGCAGCAATGGAAAAGGACGACTACAGTTATAACCATCGTGAGATAACGCTCACTAAGATAACTGGCAAGAGAAATCCTGAAATCAAGTTCCAATTCAAGGATCGATTGTTTGACCGTGATACTATGCTGCTTTCACGCTATAATGTGAATTTCCTGTTTGTGATATCGTTATATGCTCGTAATAAACAAGCAGAGAAAGCAGAATGGAAAGATGAGGTGAGAGCACAGTTCCGTAGGGAAATACGTAAGGTGTTGGAAGATGAGTACAGTTTCTACCCAATGCGTTCAAGAGGCGTAGTCTTGGATGACTATATGACTCAGCATTTTCGTCAGCTCAATGGTAAAGTGTTCACGCCATTCCAAGATAAAGGTATTTTGACTTTAGCGCTTCACACCCCTAATGGCAGACATACATTGAGTGCTGAACAGGCAAGTCTAGTAAACATGCTAAGGGCTGATTTTGACATTGACGATAATTATAATTTGGGAAATGAGCCTCAATTGCCACCACCTACAGACTTGCAGTTTATGGTGGACGACTATGTGTTACTTGGATACTATAGGAGCGAAGAACAACTTAAGTGGATTCTCAACAAGAAGCATTATAATGTTCGTTCTGGAAAAGATGGAGGCTCGCTAGACTTGTCGTCAAGTGTTTGTGCTGCGCGATTCTTGTTACTTTATGGTAAGGATGGTATATACAAGTTCGCCCTGAAACCCAACAGCGTTCGTGTATGGGACAAGCAAGACATGATTAATGATGGCTACAAGAATCCTCGTCACGATTTCTATCTGGTATTCTTTATTGAAAAGCAAATTGTAGAGGGCGACTTTGCAAAGATGAGCTTCGATGAGAATAAAATAAAGAACTTGCTGAATCAGTATGGAAAAGACAATGCTGGTCATGACAAAGGAGCAGTAGCTGTTCCTTTCTCTGAGTTAGCAAGATGCAAAAATGACTTATAA
- a CDS encoding DNA cytosine methyltransferase has product MSKKKYKGIDLFCGIGGFRLAMEDNNVECVFSSDNDKFAQLTYQANFGEIPEGDIKKIEAKDIPSFEILAAGFPCQPFSYAGEKLGFNDEIRGTLFFDICRILEYHKPPMVFLENVKGLKSHENGKTLNTIIEKLKELGYFPHWKILSSLDYGLPQKRERWYCVAFRKDVDFSWPEPIGGHPVLRDIVDLNDDNPSLKLPQFELDRIDYHFSVAKPGDRVKHDNSKYAPHTKKGKYGVYSFQKPDGSLRFHVGDAAKTQIQEAFYSCLDTYASTIIANRTPKLWDIRRKLSVLEAQRLQGFPDDFKFPVSDAQAYHQLGNSVSVPIIKLIMKEMIQTYNKIE; this is encoded by the coding sequence ATGTCAAAGAAAAAATATAAAGGAATAGATTTGTTCTGTGGTATTGGCGGTTTTCGACTTGCTATGGAAGATAATAATGTAGAGTGTGTTTTCTCTTCCGATAATGATAAGTTTGCACAATTAACCTATCAAGCTAATTTTGGCGAAATTCCAGAAGGTGATATTAAAAAAATAGAAGCAAAAGACATTCCTTCATTCGAAATTCTCGCTGCGGGATTTCCCTGTCAACCATTCAGTTATGCTGGCGAAAAACTTGGATTCAATGATGAGATAAGAGGAACATTGTTCTTTGATATTTGCAGGATTCTTGAGTACCATAAACCACCAATGGTGTTCTTGGAGAATGTGAAGGGTTTGAAATCTCATGAGAATGGAAAGACGTTGAATACCATTATTGAGAAGTTAAAGGAATTGGGGTACTTCCCCCATTGGAAAATACTTTCTTCTCTCGATTATGGCTTGCCACAAAAAAGAGAACGTTGGTATTGCGTAGCTTTCCGTAAAGACGTTGATTTCTCTTGGCCAGAACCTATCGGAGGACATCCTGTTTTAAGAGACATTGTCGACTTAAATGATGACAATCCATCGTTAAAGCTCCCTCAGTTCGAATTAGATAGAATCGATTATCATTTTTCTGTTGCTAAACCAGGCGATAGAGTCAAGCACGATAATTCCAAATATGCGCCTCATACAAAAAAAGGTAAGTATGGTGTATACTCCTTTCAGAAGCCTGATGGGTCATTGAGATTTCATGTTGGTGATGCGGCCAAAACACAAATTCAGGAAGCATTCTATTCATGTCTTGATACCTATGCCTCAACGATTATCGCCAACAGGACACCTAAACTGTGGGATATTAGAAGAAAACTCTCTGTATTGGAAGCTCAAAGACTACAAGGATTTCCTGATGATTTTAAATTTCCCGTTTCTGATGCACAAGCGTATCATCAGTTGGGAAATTCAGTGAGTGTTCCGATCATCAAGTTAATTATGAAGGAAATGATTCAAACTTACAATAAAATCGAGTAG
- a CDS encoding type II toxin-antitoxin system RelE/ParE family toxin, whose product MNIEFENAALEELYTNGKTQDHQYKRLSKDVVKQYIKVVNYIKAVNRLEDLFQIKSLHYEKKKGDLNGVDVVWINAQYRLFFYSSPDDTGIIVNALLFEISKHYE is encoded by the coding sequence ATGAATATTGAATTTGAAAATGCGGCTTTAGAGGAACTCTACACCAATGGCAAGACCCAAGACCACCAATATAAGCGTCTTTCAAAGGACGTTGTGAAACAATACATCAAGGTGGTCAACTATATTAAGGCTGTCAACCGACTAGAGGACCTCTTTCAAATCAAGTCGCTCCACTACGAGAAAAAGAAAGGCGATCTCAATGGTGTTGATGTCGTATGGATAAATGCCCAATATCGCCTTTTCTTCTACAGTTCACCTGATGATACAGGTATCATTGTAAATGCATTGTTATTTGAAATTTCGAAGCATTATGAGTAA
- a CDS encoding HigA family addiction module antitoxin — protein sequence MSKKVLTPFVATHPGEMIKDELKERGMTQKQLAAETGIKPSVLSETINGKRSVSLSVAVALEKALGISADIWMNMQTQYDLDTANITERDNQRQTVSITIPMRDRNLLQELVRKFGWACVF from the coding sequence ATGAGTAAGAAAGTATTAACCCCATTCGTTGCCACACATCCTGGTGAAATGATTAAGGACGAACTCAAGGAACGTGGCATGACCCAGAAGCAGTTGGCAGCAGAGACAGGCATCAAGCCCTCTGTGCTCAGCGAGACCATCAATGGCAAGCGCAGCGTGTCGCTCAGTGTTGCTGTTGCTTTAGAGAAAGCCCTTGGCATTTCTGCTGACATCTGGATGAACATGCAGACGCAGTACGACCTCGACACAGCCAATATCACTGAGCGTGACAATCAGCGCCAGACCGTTTCCATCACCATTCCCATGCGCGATCGTAATCTCCTTCAGGAGTTAGTCCGTAAGTTTGGTTGGGCCTGCGTCTTCTGA
- a CDS encoding helix-turn-helix transcriptional regulator: MKTNAIMDEVRSTISPEMKLQMELSVAIANRIYDILEAKGMSQKDFARLMGKTETEVSRWLSGTHNLTMATICKISAALNAEVVKVAEKENPAPFMAVQTQALKEFREFKNMVAASDRPELTLDEINEEIRLAREERKARLLQSKSEYKQE, encoded by the coding sequence ATGAAGACTAACGCTATCATGGATGAGGTTCGAAGTACAATCTCGCCAGAAATGAAATTGCAGATGGAACTGTCTGTTGCTATCGCAAACCGTATCTACGATATCCTTGAGGCAAAGGGCATGTCGCAGAAGGATTTTGCTCGCCTGATGGGTAAGACTGAGACAGAGGTGAGCAGATGGCTTTCTGGTACTCATAACCTGACGATGGCTACTATCTGCAAGATTTCAGCAGCCTTGAATGCTGAAGTGGTGAAGGTGGCCGAGAAAGAGAATCCTGCACCCTTTATGGCTGTGCAGACGCAAGCCTTGAAGGAATTCCGTGAATTCAAAAATATGGTTGCTGCCAGCGACAGACCTGAGCTCACACTGGACGAAATTAATGAGGAAATTCGACTGGCGCGTGAGGAAAGGAAAGCGCGTTTATTGCAATCGAAAAGCGAATATAAACAAGAATAG
- a CDS encoding P-loop NTPase fold protein, protein MLRNRLPEIEIPYDNPFQNDKLNRKSCADTFCSLVKMYSDTGCVVALNGDWGMGKTTFVRMLMQKMEKEHAHPLYFNAWENDYVSDPLIALLAELKVLSPQSSKWNNVVACGAKVLTSAATSAVKTIVKNKLGIDSDAFEAGADEIEKLLKDDIEEFSKQKTSFAEFRKALQNYIAENTTEDYPVVFFVDELDRCNPRFSVHVLERIKHLFDIPNVVFVLSINKKQLGYAVQGYFGSANIDADNYLRRFIDIEYSLPQPDREEFCQYLYHFYCFDEVFGNKDRKHNTEFQSEGDNFLQMAKILLSSSKIDLRTIDKVMAHTRLALMEFGKNNYIIPDVYFLLCYLKIVKPELYRQIVDTSFTAQQLLTELESYFPRELLVMDVENTAWRQMAHTIASLVYMYTLNFNGIEREQIIDPKNNMASVLKTTCIDQRFFDETLSFKKYRIGWANTPLHFLIKRIELEQGFVTY, encoded by the coding sequence ATGCTAAGAAACAGACTGCCTGAAATAGAAATACCATATGACAACCCTTTTCAGAATGATAAGCTGAACAGGAAATCATGTGCGGATACGTTCTGCTCATTGGTGAAGATGTATTCCGATACGGGTTGTGTGGTTGCGCTAAATGGTGATTGGGGAATGGGAAAAACCACCTTTGTAAGGATGCTTATGCAGAAGATGGAAAAAGAACATGCTCATCCTTTGTATTTTAATGCTTGGGAGAACGATTATGTTTCAGATCCACTGATAGCGCTGCTTGCAGAATTGAAAGTATTGTCGCCACAATCGAGCAAATGGAATAATGTCGTTGCATGTGGAGCTAAAGTTTTGACAAGCGCAGCAACGTCGGCAGTAAAGACCATAGTAAAGAATAAACTTGGGATAGATTCTGATGCATTTGAAGCAGGTGCTGATGAGATTGAAAAGTTGCTGAAAGACGATATAGAGGAATTCTCGAAACAAAAGACCTCGTTTGCGGAATTTCGTAAAGCCCTGCAAAATTATATTGCAGAAAACACAACGGAGGATTATCCTGTTGTTTTCTTCGTGGATGAACTTGATAGATGTAATCCTCGTTTCTCTGTACATGTATTGGAACGTATTAAGCATTTGTTTGATATTCCTAACGTTGTGTTTGTCTTGTCTATCAATAAGAAGCAACTTGGTTATGCCGTGCAGGGGTATTTTGGTAGCGCAAATATTGATGCTGACAACTATTTACGTCGTTTTATTGACATTGAATATTCGCTTCCGCAGCCAGATCGTGAGGAATTCTGTCAATATCTCTATCATTTTTATTGTTTTGATGAGGTATTTGGTAATAAGGATAGAAAACATAATACTGAGTTCCAATCTGAAGGTGATAATTTTCTGCAGATGGCAAAGATATTATTATCCTCGTCCAAGATAGACCTTCGTACTATAGATAAGGTTATGGCTCATACCCGATTGGCTTTAATGGAGTTTGGAAAAAATAACTATATTATACCTGATGTTTATTTCTTGCTGTGCTATCTTAAAATTGTGAAGCCTGAACTATATCGTCAGATTGTTGATACCAGTTTTACTGCCCAACAACTGTTAACAGAGTTGGAAAGTTATTTTCCACGAGAGTTGTTAGTGATGGATGTTGAAAACACAGCATGGAGGCAGATGGCTCATACGATAGCATCGTTAGTTTATATGTATACACTTAATTTTAACGGAATTGAACGCGAGCAAATTATTGATCCTAAGAATAATATGGCAAGCGTTCTTAAAACAACGTGTATTGATCAAAGATTTTTTGATGAAACGCTTTCATTCAAAAAATATCGAATAGGATGGGCGAATACCCCATTGCATTTTCTAATCAAAAGGATAGAGCTTGAACAAGGATTTGTGACTTACTAA
- a CDS encoding transposase — protein sequence MTEGQWKRRPADPMRHHRENGWDYKGRAIYHFTLPVEDRYPLFGTLAGENAETAFVRLNSFGRRVYAMLNGLPLFYAERGFALKVLALKVMPDHVHLVIQVLEQLPQSIGAVVRGFKSGCTKVYKEMYMSSGENAAGVNGNENGHAAGAQGNGRAAGVNGNENGRAAGAQGNGGAAGVNGNENENAAGAQGNGGVQGEGNGRAAGVDGEDAPMHFARIFANRGSIWEQNPAYYHERILHAPGQLRRMIDYVKDNPRRLWIKRHNPDLFRLHRQTGVAGLLFTSMGNHFLLDWPDRQVVEISRSATDEEVQERLRMVLAAAHNGAVTYTAAISKGEQLIARTMREQGYPLVVLLNAGFPKEGSPHERFFKPGGVYFEACSRGQLLLLEPTEQAFLDSDIQAAVEETLMRKAEARHFTYAPVPVTSQRYRFVALNEMAKWIQLYN from the coding sequence ATGACTGAAGGACAATGGAAACGGAGGCCGGCTGACCCCATGAGGCACCACCGTGAAAACGGATGGGACTATAAGGGGCGTGCTATCTATCATTTTACGCTGCCTGTGGAGGATCGCTATCCGCTGTTTGGAACACTGGCGGGCGAGAACGCAGAGACGGCCTTCGTGAGGCTGAACTCCTTTGGTCGTCGTGTGTATGCGATGCTGAATGGGCTGCCGCTGTTTTATGCTGAAAGGGGGTTCGCCCTGAAGGTGCTGGCGCTGAAGGTGATGCCCGACCATGTGCATCTGGTGATTCAGGTGCTGGAGCAGCTGCCGCAGAGCATCGGTGCTGTTGTGCGTGGGTTCAAAAGCGGCTGCACAAAGGTGTATAAGGAGATGTATATGAGCAGCGGCGAGAACGCCGCTGGAGTGAATGGGAACGAAAACGGGCACGCCGCTGGAGCGCAGGGCAACGGGCGCGCCGCTGGAGTGAATGGGAACGAAAACGGGCGCGCCGCTGGAGCGCAGGGCAACGGGGGCGCCGCTGGAGTGAATGGGAACGAAAACGAGAACGCCGCTGGAGCGCAGGGCAACGGGGGCGTGCAGGGCGAGGGCAACGGGCGCGCCGCTGGTGTGGATGGCGAGGACGCGCCCATGCATTTCGCTCGCATTTTTGCGAACAGGGGCAGCATCTGGGAGCAGAACCCTGCTTATTATCATGAGCGAATACTGCATGCGCCTGGACAGCTGCGACGAATGATTGACTATGTGAAGGACAACCCACGGCGACTGTGGATAAAAAGGCACAACCCTGACCTTTTCCGTTTGCATAGGCAGACAGGGGTCGCTGGACTGCTGTTCACTTCAATGGGCAATCATTTCCTATTGGACTGGCCTGACAGACAGGTGGTGGAGATATCGCGAAGCGCCACTGACGAGGAGGTGCAGGAACGACTGCGAATGGTGCTGGCGGCTGCGCATAATGGGGCTGTTACCTATACAGCGGCTATCAGCAAGGGCGAGCAACTCATCGCACGAACGATGCGAGAACAGGGCTATCCGTTGGTGGTGCTACTCAACGCTGGTTTTCCAAAGGAGGGGTCGCCACACGAGCGTTTCTTCAAGCCTGGTGGGGTTTATTTCGAGGCTTGTTCTAGGGGGCAGTTATTGCTGCTTGAACCTACTGAGCAGGCTTTCCTGGACAGTGATATCCAAGCGGCTGTCGAAGAGACGTTGATGCGCAAGGCAGAGGCTCGACATTTCACCTACGCCCCTGTTCCAGTGACCTCGCAGCGCTACCGTTTCGTGGCGCTCAACGAGATGGCGAAATGGATCCAGTTATATAATTAA
- a CDS encoding ORF6N domain-containing protein, with protein sequence MAKKGKKIEDESKKVVANCDQSKMAEIIKPLPIKDFNIESLIRTVRGQRVMFDSDLAML encoded by the coding sequence ATGGCGAAGAAAGGTAAGAAGATTGAGGACGAGTCAAAGAAGGTGGTCGCAAATTGCGACCAGTCCAAGATGGCTGAGATTATTAAACCGTTACCAATTAAAGATTTTAATATAGAGAGTCTGATTCGTACCGTCAGAGGACAAAGAGTAATGTTTGATTCTGACTTGGCGATGCTATAA
- a CDS encoding HNH endonuclease, protein MPYHKEIDLEGHSLYELPDAAIDEVIRVVKEEVKKMRNRQQNIFDTYGRPNQRSYPLNSFCSAALKSLKKYAEYEREVVEVDKLVALETNPKKISKKLTDYFDITKEGEDIQSVTKRRKGQEYFRHMILANYGGRCALTGISVPQMLLASHIIPWSDSKPQQKLSPENGICLSALYDKAFDKGLMTISPDDYSVQLSSALRDYGSQEYFERHFGGIDGKKITMPMMYEPNRNFLAYHRDHVFVGI, encoded by the coding sequence TTGCCATATCATAAAGAGATAGACCTAGAGGGACATTCACTTTATGAACTGCCTGATGCCGCTATTGATGAGGTTATACGTGTGGTCAAAGAAGAAGTGAAAAAGATGAGAAATCGTCAGCAGAATATCTTTGACACCTATGGCAGACCAAACCAAAGGAGCTATCCACTTAATTCTTTCTGCTCAGCAGCTTTGAAGAGTTTGAAGAAGTATGCAGAATATGAGAGGGAAGTGGTGGAGGTTGACAAGCTCGTAGCCTTGGAAACGAATCCAAAAAAGATTTCGAAGAAGCTCACTGATTACTTTGACATAACCAAGGAAGGTGAAGATATTCAATCAGTTACGAAACGAAGAAAAGGCCAGGAATATTTCCGTCACATGATACTCGCTAACTATGGCGGCCGCTGTGCCCTGACAGGAATTAGTGTGCCACAAATGTTGCTGGCCAGTCACATCATTCCATGGTCAGATAGCAAACCGCAGCAGAAACTTAGTCCAGAGAATGGCATCTGTTTGTCTGCTCTTTATGATAAAGCTTTTGACAAAGGCCTTATGACCATCTCGCCAGATGACTACTCAGTCCAGCTGTCTTCTGCGTTGCGAGATTATGGGTCGCAAGAGTATTTTGAAAGACACTTTGGTGGCATCGATGGCAAGAAGATAACTATGCCAATGATGTATGAGCCCAATCGCAATTTCTTGGCATATCACAGAGATCATGTGTTTGTAGGAATTTGA